One genomic segment of Desmodus rotundus isolate HL8 chromosome 5, HLdesRot8A.1, whole genome shotgun sequence includes these proteins:
- the POLR2G gene encoding DNA-directed RNA polymerase II subunit RPB7 — MFYHISLEHEILLHPRYFGPNLLNTVKQKLFTEVEGTCTGKYGFVIAVTTIDNIGAGVIQPGRGFVLYPVKYKAIVFRPFKGEVVDAVVTQVNKVGLFTEIGPMSCFISRHSIPSEMEFDPNSNPPCYKTMDEDIVIQQDDEIRLKIVGTRVDKNDIFAIGSLMDDYLGLVS, encoded by the exons ATGTTCTACCAC ATCTCCCTGGAGCACGAGATCCTGCTGCACCCGCGCTACTTCGGCCCCAACCTGCTTAACACAGTGAAGCAGAAGCTCTTCACCGAGGTGGAGGGGACCTGCACCGGCAA GTATGGCTTTGTAATTGCTGTCACCACCATTGACAATATTGGTGCTGGTGTGATCCAGCCAGGCCGAGGCTTTGTCCTTTATCCAGTTAAGTACAAAGCCATTGTTTTCCGGCCCTTTAAAGGGGAAGTCGTGGATGCTGTTGTCACTCAGGTCAACAAG GTTGGACTCTTCACAGAGATTGGACCTATGTCCTGCTTCATCTCTCGACAT TCCATCCCATCAGAGATGGAGTTTGACCCTAACTCCAACCCGCCATGTTACAAGACGATGGATGAG GACATTGTGATTCAGCAGGATGATGAGATCCGCTTGAAGATTGTGGGGACCCGTGTGGATAAGAATGACATC TTTGCTATCGGCTCCCTGATGGACGATTACTTGG GGCTCGTGAGCTGA